One genomic window of Halorubrum hochsteinianum includes the following:
- a CDS encoding MBL fold metallo-hydrolase, whose translation MVETISADEFRDLIDARRRGDRSFVVVDTRPEESFEGWRVADAVHYFHKPFHEFDVDDFERETGISPDDSVITLCAKGKASQDFAAELDAAGYDDVTVVDDGMRGWSAVYDRTAVPLPDRAASAPPLDVVQVQRRAKGCLGYLAVGGREPGEADHTPADSRESDGPDRVAVAVDVSRHGDEWVEAAAEHDASIAAVLDTHVHADHLSGGRALADDLGVPYYLPAAAADRDVDHEFEPIGRNETLDVGGVGLKALATPGHTDDGASYLVGGAAVLTGDTLFTEGVGRTELQFSAGDAGEADSGAGAASAAHRLYDSLHGTLLAEPDGVVVCPGHFAVANDGTTGDAVPGEPVVTTVGAARREIGVLGLDREAFVEKITRTLPEKPPNYESVIAANRGIESPPDETAAIELELGPNRCAAEPDASSSAGD comes from the coding sequence ATGGTCGAGACAATCTCCGCCGACGAGTTCCGCGACCTGATCGACGCGCGCAGGCGGGGCGACCGCTCGTTCGTCGTCGTCGACACGCGGCCCGAGGAGAGCTTCGAGGGGTGGCGCGTGGCGGACGCGGTCCACTACTTCCACAAGCCGTTCCACGAGTTCGACGTCGACGACTTCGAGCGCGAAACGGGGATCTCGCCGGACGACAGCGTGATCACGCTGTGCGCGAAGGGGAAGGCCTCGCAGGACTTCGCCGCAGAGCTCGACGCCGCCGGCTACGACGACGTGACCGTCGTCGACGACGGCATGCGCGGCTGGTCCGCGGTGTACGACCGGACCGCCGTGCCGCTGCCCGACCGCGCCGCCTCCGCCCCGCCGCTCGACGTGGTTCAGGTCCAGCGCCGCGCGAAGGGGTGTCTCGGCTACCTCGCGGTCGGCGGACGCGAGCCGGGAGAGGCGGACCACACGCCCGCCGACTCAAGGGAATCCGACGGCCCCGACCGCGTCGCCGTCGCTGTCGACGTTTCCCGACACGGCGACGAGTGGGTCGAAGCGGCCGCCGAACACGACGCGTCGATCGCCGCCGTCCTCGACACGCACGTCCACGCAGACCACCTCTCGGGCGGTCGGGCGCTCGCGGACGACCTCGGGGTCCCGTACTACCTGCCCGCCGCGGCCGCCGACCGCGACGTGGATCACGAGTTCGAGCCGATCGGGCGCAACGAGACCCTCGACGTCGGCGGCGTCGGCCTGAAGGCGCTCGCGACGCCCGGCCACACCGACGACGGCGCGAGCTACCTCGTCGGCGGCGCGGCGGTCCTCACGGGCGACACGTTGTTCACAGAGGGCGTCGGCCGGACGGAGCTCCAGTTCTCGGCTGGCGACGCCGGGGAGGCCGACTCGGGGGCGGGCGCAGCGAGCGCGGCGCACCGGCTCTACGACTCGCTCCACGGGACGCTGCTCGCCGAACCGGACGGCGTCGTCGTCTGCCCGGGGCACTTCGCGGTCGCGAACGACGGGACCACCGGCGACGCCGTCCCCGGCGAACCGGTCGTCACGACGGTCGGGGCCGCGCGCCGCGAGATCGGCGTCCTCGGGCTCGACCGCGAGGCGTTCGTCGAGAAGATCACGCGGACCCTGCCGGAGAAGCCGCCGAACTACGAGTCGGTGATCGCGGCCAACCGCGGGATCGAGTCGCCGCCGGACGAGACCGCGGCGATCGAACTGGAGCTGGGGCCGAACCGCTGCGCGGCCGAGCCGGACGCGTCGTCGAGCGCGGGCGACTGA
- a CDS encoding AAA family ATPase: protein MVEAFAVASGKGGTGKTTSTLALGMALAEDHDVTVVDADTGMANLLFHAGLDDAAITLHDLLVAGTATDVSEAVYERFGLSVVPCGTSLAGFEAAEPERLRDVVAELARDTDVLLLDSPAALGSKSAVLPVVLADRVVVVVEPTIPALSDGLKVQEYARSYGTETAGVLFNKVRGEADDVAAQAERHFGGPVLANVPESDAVRAARRAGKPLLAHAPESEAAARYRRAADRLDVRHGDGGAVADRFRSAVVPDTP, encoded by the coding sequence ATGGTCGAGGCGTTCGCGGTCGCCAGCGGGAAGGGCGGCACGGGGAAGACGACGAGCACGCTCGCGCTCGGGATGGCGCTCGCCGAGGACCACGACGTGACGGTCGTGGACGCCGACACCGGGATGGCGAACCTCCTCTTTCACGCCGGGCTCGACGACGCCGCGATCACCCTCCACGACCTGCTCGTCGCGGGGACCGCGACGGACGTGAGCGAGGCGGTCTACGAGCGGTTCGGGCTCTCGGTCGTCCCCTGCGGCACCTCGCTCGCGGGCTTCGAGGCCGCGGAACCGGAGCGGCTCCGCGACGTGGTGGCGGAGCTGGCGCGCGACACCGACGTGCTCCTGCTCGACTCGCCGGCCGCGCTCGGCTCGAAGTCGGCCGTGCTGCCGGTCGTGCTCGCGGACCGCGTCGTCGTCGTCGTCGAGCCGACGATCCCCGCGCTCTCGGACGGGCTGAAGGTTCAGGAGTACGCCCGCTCGTACGGGACCGAGACCGCCGGCGTCCTGTTCAACAAGGTCCGGGGCGAGGCCGACGACGTGGCGGCGCAGGCGGAGCGCCACTTCGGCGGCCCCGTCCTCGCGAACGTCCCCGAGAGCGACGCGGTCCGGGCGGCGCGCCGGGCCGGGAAGCCCCTGCTCGCGCACGCGCCGGAGAGCGAGGCCGCGGCGCGCTACCGACGGGCCGCCGACCGACTCGACGTGCGCCACGGCGACGGCGGCGCGGTGGCGGACCGGTTCCGTAGCGCGGTCGTCCCCGACACGCCATGA
- a CDS encoding DUF7344 domain-containing protein: protein MSFGGKVEPENRASGGGPEATDSGREPEAEGPASGEGRSVDADAAEPSAEDGPATGGGGSATGDGDARAVDGDGRSVRANELLELLGNRRRRLLWRHLRAEEAETALSDASRRIAAWENDVDPADVEYDQRKSVYTSLRQFHCPKMADAGLVEFDERDGTVRLTSDLPDELVIEIEPDTENVRRTALGALALSTGVILGSWAAGLPVFGPLSFGGVAFAVAAAVAAAGLVYAVAVRSDHGVSLGDALARVDG, encoded by the coding sequence ATGTCATTTGGAGGGAAAGTGGAGCCGGAGAACCGAGCGTCCGGGGGCGGGCCGGAGGCGACCGACTCCGGGCGCGAGCCGGAGGCCGAGGGGCCGGCGAGCGGGGAGGGACGGAGCGTCGACGCGGACGCGGCCGAACCGAGCGCGGAGGACGGACCCGCGACGGGAGGCGGCGGTAGCGCGACGGGAGACGGCGACGCGAGAGCGGTCGACGGCGACGGCAGGAGCGTCCGTGCGAACGAGCTCCTGGAGCTGCTCGGGAACCGCCGTCGCCGGCTCCTGTGGCGACACCTCCGCGCGGAGGAGGCGGAGACGGCGCTGTCGGACGCGTCGCGCCGGATCGCGGCGTGGGAGAACGACGTCGACCCCGCCGATGTCGAGTACGACCAGCGAAAGAGCGTGTACACCTCGCTGCGGCAGTTCCACTGCCCGAAGATGGCCGACGCGGGACTCGTGGAGTTCGACGAGCGCGACGGGACGGTGCGCCTGACCTCGGACCTCCCCGACGAGCTGGTGATCGAGATCGAACCGGACACCGAGAACGTCAGGCGGACCGCGCTCGGTGCCCTCGCGCTCTCGACCGGGGTCATCCTCGGCTCGTGGGCCGCCGGACTTCCGGTGTTCGGCCCGCTCTCGTTCGGCGGCGTCGCGTTCGCCGTCGCGGCCGCGGTCGCCGCCGCCGGGCTCGTGTACGCCGTCGCGGTCCGCTCCGACCACGGCGTGTCGCTCGGCGACGCGCTGGCCCGCGTCGACGGCTGA